GGCCAGCAGTTTGCCAGGGAACTGTGCATGGATCGCTTCCGCAAACCGGCGTGCTTCCTCCAGGTTCGGTTCGGACGTTTCACACCAGATCAGATCGGCGTAGGGGGCATATGCCAAACCGCGAGCGATCGCCTGATCGAGCCCCGCCCGTACTCGGAAAAATCCTTCCGCCGTCCGTTCGCCAGTAATAAATTCGCGGTCGCGCGGATCGATGTCGCTGGTCAGCAGTGTAGCCGCGTTCGCGTCCGTGCGGGCGATGATGATCGTCGGCACGCCCATCACGTCAGCCGCCAGCCTTGCCGCCACCAGGTTGCGGATGGCCGCCTGCGTCGGGATCAGCACTTTGCCGCCCATGTGGCCGCATTTTTTCTCGGATGCGAGCTGGTCTTCAAAGTGAACGCCGGCAGCGCCCGCTTCGATCATCCCTTTCATCAGCTCGAACACGTTGAGCGGTCCGCCAAACCCCGCTTCCGCATCGGCCACGATTGGGGCGAACCAGTAAATATCCCCTTTTCCTTCCGCGTGTTGGATTTGGTCAGCCCGCTGCAGCGCCTGATTGATCCGTTTCACGACATGCGGCACGCTGTTGGCCGGATAGAGGCTTTGATCCGGATACATCTGGCCCGCCAGGTTGGCGTCTGCCGCCACTTGCCAACCGCTCAGGTAAATCGCTTTCAGACCGGCTTTCACTTGCTGGACGGCCTGATTTCCGGTCAGCGCCCCGAGCGCTTTCACATGATGCTCGGTGTGCAGCAGATGCCACAAACGCTCCGCGCCAAGCCGGGCGAGGGTGTGTTCAATCTGGACGGAACCTCGCAGCCGCACCACATCTTCTGCCGAATAGGGACGGACGACTCCTTTCCAGCGATCCGACTTCCAACTTTCTTCCAGTTCCCGAATAGCCTGTTCCCTTGTCATGTTTCTCTCCTCCTCAACGTTTCGGACTTATTGTTATATAACAGAATTATGTTTATGTCTGTAATGTAACACAGTCGTGATCGCTTGGCAACCATCTTTTTAAGATTCAAACAAGGGAAAAAACAGGATGGGCATTCTCTGCTTCCAAACAAAAAACGCCCGGCATCAAGCCAGACGCAAGGAGGAGGCGGAGATCACACGAAAGGTTCAATCGCGCGCCATCTGTGCGGGAGCCGCCACGCCGGGAACTCCGGTTGTCAACTGCTGTTGAACGAAAGGCGGCAGACGTGGCGGAATGTAGGCAAGCGGTTCGTCGAACTCCACCCAATCGAGATTGATCATCTGCAACAAATAGCGTTTACCGGTTTGCGGATCGCTGATGATGATGTGATCGCGGCCTGCCGTTTCGATTCTGCCTCGGAACACTTTGGCGTTCCACTGTGTGTTGTTTTCAAACGTCATGTAGAACGTGCCGATTTTGCCCCGGTTGAAACGCAGAATGTTTTCGATGTACGATTCCTCCAACCCGGGGATCGGCTGTTCGTCCGCTCCTGGATACATCGGCAGCGGGGTAGGGGTGACCCCGGTCGGGGCGGCAGTCGGCAACTGTTTGCCGGACGGAATCGGCGGCCCGTATTCAGGGGCAGCCGTCGGCGGGACTGCGGGCTGCTGCATGATGCCGTACTGGTAATAGGGATAGTACGGATAAGTCACTTGTCGGTAATCAGGCGTCCAGTAATACAAAGCGGCTCAACTCCTTATTGACTGATTTTTCGGCTTGCGAGCGCTCCCGACTGCCGAAGACGGTGGCAGTTCCGGCGGCCTGCCCGGCCCACAAGCCTCGCGATTTTTTGTTGGAGCATCTGTCGATCGCCCATATGCGAACTACATTACCAATGTATTGCTAAATCGAAAAATGGGAACTTGCCCAACACAAAAAATGGGCGTGAACATCGCCCATTTTCCCGCCATTTCGGATCAAAACTGCGGACCGTGCTACAGTTTTCGACGGAGCCGGGGATCACGTTATGGGCGGCCGCAAAATCAGAAGATGGCGAATCCGCATCCATGCGCCAGCAGCGGTTTTTTTCGGGCCATTGGGCGGATGCAAGAGTCGCAAGCGGGGCCGGCCGTGTACAATGTATTGATATCCCAAGACGAGATGATAGGAGGTTGAATCGTGGCTAAGAAGTTGCGCAAAAACGGGAAACCTCAACCACGAGCGAAGGCCGCTGAAACGCCCAAAGCACAACCCCCGGTCAACGCGATGGACGTGCTGAAAGAGCGGATGCAGCAGGCGAATAAAAGTAGTCTCATGGACGCTCTCAACCAGGTGAAAAATACAAAACCGGAAGAGTGGAAAGACGCTGATCGGGTCAAAGAACTGGCGAAAAAGTTGGCCGGTTCGCTCAATCTGAAAGTCAGTGAAGAACGGCTGGATCAGTTTATGAAAGCGTACAAAGACGCCACCAAGGGCGGCCAACCGCAAGACCCCAAACAGATCCTGCAAAAATACGGACAAGGCAAAATCGATCCGCAATCGATGAACGACATTAACAAATTTTTGAAATAAGAAAAAAGGCTGCGACACGCTCGCAGTCTTTTTGTATCTGCTCCGAGCTGCGGCGGACGCCATTGTGCAGGAAAACGCGAAGCTTTCCTGTTAGGCGTTCGGCCGCGGAGGCTGGGCCCCTGGCGGGTACCCGTAACCGGGTAGTTGCGGGGGATATTGGGGAGGCCCATAGCCTTGCATATACCCGGGCCACGCTGGAACATGCGGCGGTTGCGCCGGCCCCGGTGCGTATTGCGGGTACTGGGATTGCGGCTGCGCCGGGTATCCGGGAGGTTGATTTTGCGGCGCCGGCAGTGTCGGCTGGACGTGCGGTTCGGCTGTTTGCTTGGGTGGCGATTCCTGCGGCGCGGAATTACCGGACGAACCGCCTTTAAAAAATTGGTCGGCCAGCGGCGTGTTCATAAACGCCATCAGCAGGCCGGCCAGGTCGCCGGTCGACAAGTCCTTGCCTTTGCTTTGCATGATTTTCTTCAGGATGCCGGTCTCGTTCAAGGTGTTGGTCGCCTTGTACATCGTTTCCAACCACAGGTCCGCTTGCTGCAAGTATTTAATGCATTGCTTGCAAAGCGCGCTCAAATTGTTCAGGTTGGAAATCGAAAAGAGGTTCGAAGGCAATCCGGACGAGCCGGGGGATTGGCTTTTGGCTGCCG
Above is a genomic segment from Effusibacillus pohliae DSM 22757 containing:
- the aceA gene encoding isocitrate lyase: MTREQAIRELEESWKSDRWKGVVRPYSAEDVVRLRGSVQIEHTLARLGAERLWHLLHTEHHVKALGALTGNQAVQQVKAGLKAIYLSGWQVAADANLAGQMYPDQSLYPANSVPHVVKRINQALQRADQIQHAEGKGDIYWFAPIVADAEAGFGGPLNVFELMKGMIEAGAAGVHFEDQLASEKKCGHMGGKVLIPTQAAIRNLVAARLAADVMGVPTIIIARTDANAATLLTSDIDPRDREFITGERTAEGFFRVRAGLDQAIARGLAYAPYADLIWCETSEPNLEEARRFAEAIHAQFPGKLLAYNCSPSFNWKKKLDDETIRRFQDELGDMGYKFQFVTLAGFHTLNHSMFELARGYKERGMAAYAELQQAEFASERFGYTATRHQREVGTGYFDEVSQVIAGGNSSTTALTGSTEEEQFQTV
- the gerQ gene encoding spore coat protein GerQ, translating into MYYWTPDYRQVTYPYYPYYQYGIMQQPAVPPTAAPEYGPPIPSGKQLPTAAPTGVTPTPLPMYPGADEQPIPGLEESYIENILRFNRGKIGTFYMTFENNTQWNAKVFRGRIETAGRDHIIISDPQTGKRYLLQMINLDWVEFDEPLAYIPPRLPPFVQQQLTTGVPGVAAPAQMARD